The nucleotide sequence TTGAATTCTTCTTGAATCTCATCCATGCAAGTTACCGCTTTACCACGTTGCCAGTTTACAGCCAGAAGAGGCCAGTTGGCTGAGTAAGTGGAGTCAGATCCTGGGCTTGATTCTGTCTCTGTGGTCTGTCTCACTAGCATCAGTGGCAACTTCAGCATGGGCCAGTAAGTAACGTGGAAAGAATGGTACATATTGTGCCAGTCAGGGTAGGCAGTCATGGGGCACAGGCCTGGTGACCAAAAGTTATCCCCTTGGAACCAGTCAGCCAGagggttaaaatatatatatatatttgacaggCCTCAGAGATTATTGAGTCCACCACCTCGTTTTCCAGATGCAGAAACTACGGTCTGGACAGGGCATattacttgcccaaggtcactcaaaAAGTCAGTGCTAGAGATGATCTAACCCTGGCCTGCAGTGTTGTGTTCCTTCCACCCAGCCACTCTTGACTGAGACCTGTCCCCTCACTTGTACAGGGAAAGatggaactggaagaaacaaTTCAAGTGTGGAAGCAGCGGACACATGTTATGCGGTTTTTCCATGAAACAGAAGCACCGAGGCCAAAGGATTTCCTGTCCAAGTTCTATGTTGGGCACGACCCATGAAATCACTCAGTGGAAAAGTTGCAtgttgatatttaaatattttaaagcaaaaataaactcaatatatGTCGGTCATTTCATGATATTCCATTGGTTCCCCACTGGGAAGCTGTACTTCTGCAGTCTCTCACGTTTTCTCTGAACAAGTTGGGTCCGGTGTACACACCACctgttctttcccttttcctgaaGTGTGGTATTTCCAGTAAATTAGATTCTCTTTTCTCCGAGCCTTGCATGTCGGTAAACAGAAGGAAGAGGCCATCTGCTCAGAAACTGTCATTCTGGGTATGGTTCTGGATGGCTTCGTTAACTTCGCTGTTTCTACAGCCACCAGGAGTGGATAGCTTGGTGTAATGGCACAGATTGTCCAAAATTAACCAGCTCTTACTATTGGAAAGGGTTAGAGCAGCACCAAGAGGCTGAGAGGTGTAGCTGACAAGCTGGGCTGTTTTTCCCTGGGTTCTCAAGAAAATGTCTGCTCAGCAGCCTCGCCCTCTACTTGCAACAGTACTGGTCCTTAAAATGAAGTTAACTTCCTTCTCAGGCCTTCTGCTAGAGACACAGCTGTTCAGTGCACACACAGAACAGAAATATTCCCTTTGTGAATTGAGGTATAGCTCAAGTGACAAGAATACATTTTGACCCCACTTAAAgaactgcgattcatggggtcgcaaagagtcggacacgactgagtgatctgatctgaaagaacTGTTTGCTCTGGATGGTGGCGGTCTCTTCCATCCCTGGACAGTCTAAAGGCTGGAGAAGGGGCTTCAGTATCTGTAGGTACAATAACCCTGAGGATTCGCAAATTTTTCAGCACCAACAacccctttattattttttcagctAAGGAACCCACCTTTTGCTAAAAAGTGGTATTTCTCAAGGACTTATTTTAACACTCAAAGCTGCTTCTGATTGCATGTGCTAACTAACTAGCCAGTGTTCCTCAGCACAAAAGTTTCAGCCTTTAGTTAGCCTGTACAGCTGTTaggcttttgtaaataatgaaaatttgtcCCAGTTTCCCCAAATTCCTTTGTTGATCGACAGGGGCCTGAAGACTCTGGGTTGTAAGTCAAAGACCTATTTGTTCAGCAGATAGAGATAGGACGGCAGGGACAATAAACTGCAGCTACAGCCAACTCGAGAGACTTCAGCCGTCATTCAGGCACACAGAGCTgatgtttattatgttttttcATGATCTGATTATGCTCAGTGAACAGCACATCTCCGGGAACCTCCCAGAGCCTAGGGATTTGAGCCGTGGTCACAGACCATGCAGGGGTCTTCACGGGGGTTGGGAGGCTGAGGGCTTTCCCCGGGCCCATCTACGGATGGAAAGGAGGAGAGGCTGCAAGCATCACCATTTCTTAAGTTAGGGctttctcctttctgtccttCCTCCAGGCCCTGCAAAAAAGGAAAGCAGCAATGAACTGGCTGACAGAACAGACCTCTAACCATAGACTgaaagagaattccacagaggttCTACCAAACATGGCAGGAGAAAGGCAGCTTTGAGTACACTCagttattcattcatatatttacaTTCACCAGACCCGGCACTGGGGCcccaaagatattaaaaaaaaaaacaaaaaaacatgtttCCTGCAGCAAAATGTAGTCGAGTAGAGTTTAGGGTATATCTTAAGTGTATAATACTGAATACCACAAGAGGTACTGGTCAGTAAGGGGGCAGAGCAGTCACTTTCAAGTGCAGGGATGAGGAAAGATCTCTTCATCAAAGATAATGAAGAACTGGTAGAAACAGCACAGTGGGAAATAGCCTTTCAGTCGGGAAAAATAATGGGCTACTACTGCCTGGGAGTGGCTAAGAGTGCGGAATTCAAGAAATAGTGAATAACTGGGGGTAGGTATGTGGAAGATAATATGGGAGATAAGGCTGGAATAATAGGTGTAACCAGATCATGGCAAGCCTTAAAAACCAGACCAGAGAGTCAGGACGGTTCTTATTTACAACAATAATACAGCCAGTCAGCACATAGTAGGGCACCGGAAGTCAACACAAGAAAGCTGAATGGAACTGGCCCTGGGGAAAGGTTTGTGAGCAGTGTATAAGCCAGGCTGCAATGCCTGTGTACAGACTACTGGTAGCCGGAGCTCACTGATAAGGCCTGTAGTTTCTAAATTTCAATGTGGAGCTGGTGAAATGAAGCTGTGATGGGTGTGTAAGGCATATTAAATTATCTACACAGTTTGTGGGTTGAGAGAATTGAGGGTACATAAAGgccaaatgggcttccctagtggctcaaactgcaaagaatctgcctgcaatgcaggagaccagcgttcaatccctgggtcagaagggaagatcccatggagaagggaatggctacccacttcagtattcttgcctggagaattccattggcagaggaacctggagggctacagttcatcagGGTCacaaatcagacacaactgagtgactaacactttcaaagggCAAACAGAAAAGGGTGGTTGGGATTCAACCTGGTTGGAAGAGACCCCAGTGAATTTGTAAGTCAGTAAGATAGTTTCCTTCATCCAACATAGAGAAAAGGTTACGTAAAAGACATTAGCCAGCAAGTGTGTCAATTCATTAAAAGTCTGTGCTCCTGCTTGTCTCCAAACCACATCACAGTTCGATGCTCCACCCTACTTCCGGCTCCTGGTCCATGTGTAGGGGAGAAGCAAATCTTACCTGTTAGTCGTCGTCATCGTCGTCCTCTGGAACAAAAATGTCATGTTCCTCAAGTAGAGCAGCAAAGTTCTTGCTAATGAGCGTCCCAACATAGAGAAACGGGATCACAATGGAGAACACACGGAGAAGGCCGAAGGACATCTGCAGAGGGTCAGAGTGGTGGCTGTGAGCTCCAGTGCCCACTCTAGCAAGACCACAGAAGGCCTGTCCCTCTCAGGGGCATTCCCTCCTGTGGATCTCAGATTCATTATAAGCAACTTGATTTTAAAGTCCTTGGAAAAATTCGGAGCAAGAAAAATGATTAGAAGAAGAGATAAAGTGATTCTATGGCCATCAAACTGTacaccagaaagaaaaatacaaggcACTCTTACAGACATCTAAAAATTAAGGCACTAGCTATTATTACTTGCAGATGCTTTTAAACAGCTAAGAAAGTACTAGGAGCTGGACTAGGGAAATAATAGTTCAGTTCTGCTTGAGTAAGTCACTACTACTACTAgtattaagtcgcttcagtcgtgtccgcctctgtgcgaccccatggactgcagcccaccaggcttctccgtccctgggattctccaggcaagaacactggagtgggttgccatttccttctccaatgcatgaaagtgaaaagtgaaagtcaagtcgctcagtcgtgcccgactcttagcgaccccatggactgcagcctaccaggctcctccatccatgggattttccgggcaacagtactggagtggggtgccattgccttctccctagtaaGTCACTAAATACATGCAAATGGATTACAAAATTATGAACATGTACACTGAAGAGAGATTCTGTACAGTTCTCTAACTGGTTCCCTGGTGCCTGACAAATGTGACTTCACTATATTACATTTTAGAAACAGGTGTATTTTGAAAACTGAGTATGTCTTTATAGTAAAAGACTATTTAAATAGACTTGAGAAGTTCCAATAAAATCTCAACATTTCCTCTCATTATTTCCCTACAGGGGTTTGccctcaaaaaaatgtttttcaatcgTGCCTCTTTAAAGGCAGCCTTTCCCTAACAGCTGGACCCTGTTTCTTGCTGTGAAACAGGTTTGAACTCACTTTGTGTAAGCTTGCGTCGGCCAAAATAGCtttaaaagaatttgtttttgttttgtaactcTCACACAGccctggaatttaaaaaaaaaaaaaaaatccctgtataAGGGATTGTTCTTATTTTACTGGAAAAACTCCAAGGGTACTGAGGGCATGTAATAACACTCAGTAATGGGAAAACAGGATCTGGTGGGGGCTGTACCAACAGTAAGTCTGAATTCCAGAACCTAACTCAGCTGTTAGCTATGCACACTGGCTTCACTACTCTGGCCcctcattttttcatttgtaaaaacagATTGTAATAATTCCCTGCACACCTACTCACATGAATTAAATACTAGTTCCAAACTCACAAAAAGATAAGGTCTGTCCCACGAACCGTTTATTTACAAATTCGTTTTTCATCCCATCAACTATGAAGTACAGACGTAACAAGACTTGTCTATACTGTGTGCATAAAGCAGAGCCCTTTGGCTCCAAAGAGCCAGGGCACTGCGCTCCTCTGGATGAACTAGTGCAAAGTGCCATCTTTCTCCGCTCTTGACCCCCATCTTCTGTCTCCCGGTACCCGGCTCAACAACGACCACTAACTCAACCGGCCACTTCCTCCCATTTGTCAAAACTAGCAGTGCATCAGCGCAAAACTTTGTCCTTGATCCGGCTTCCGGTCTAAGGCAGTCGTTCGACTGGCCTTTGCTCCTGTCCATCAGCGTCAACCTGCACACACTCCCCACAATGATTGGCCTCGGCCCCTTCGCCCCGCCTCCAGGCAGACACTCACTTTCACCGGTTTGGGCAAAATGGCGCCGCTGCGAGTAACGATGACCGACCTCGTCGGTACCAGACTCTGACCTGAGCAGCTCCGTCCGGCGGAGACATCACCACCTTTCCTCAGGCTCAGCCAGCTCCGGGAAGCCCCAGATCCGACGCGTACCAACGCCAGCCACCGAGCCGCTCCGGACGCCATCTCCCAGCTCCGCCCCTAGTCCGGGCCCGGCCCCAGTGACACCCTCAGGAAGAACGCCGCCCAAGCCTCGCGAGTCTGTAGGGATCAAACGAGAGGTCCGGCTCACAGACTTGCGCAGTGTACCTAGTTCCTGCTGCGGCGCATGGTGACGTCACGAGGATGACGCCAAGGCCCGGGTACACGCCTCATTCCAGGCTTGGAGGGTGGGACCATCTGACTGGGGTTGTTCTTGTGAAACTTGCAGATTTCTGTTATTGTTCCCGCACCCAGGACAGCCAGGGCTTGGCCGAGGAGGGAGTTACTGAAATGAAAGACCACTTTAATTGAActtcaaactattttttaaacactttaaaaatacaattcaaaTTTATTACTTGTGCTACTGAAATGattttggaaatttatttcaTGCCACGGTATATGTTATGTACAACCAAATGgaaaatatatctgaaaaggGGGAATATATATCTGAAAAGGGGGGGAATGGGGGCTTTCACACAAACTGCTAAAAAGGAACCAATACGAGTAATAAACATGGTGTTTTAATCGTATAAAAAGCACTGTAACAATAAATATAACCAAAAAACCTATAATATCTGCGTATGAAACAAGAGACACAGGCTGTGGGGCTCCCATACAGGGCTAGGAAGGTAGCCCCTCTTCTTAGGAAACAAACCCAGCTTCCTCGGAGCAGGTCCTGGACCCTGGGCAGCATTGCAGCCTCCTGGACTGAAAAAGGCTCTTAAGCTGAAGACTCTAGGCCTAGTTGGCCCCTCGTCAGGCCTCATAAGACCCCAGTGAGGGAAAGAGGCTAAGGGAGAGATTGTGTATACTGGACCAGGCTCTGAATCTTCCATCCAGCCGCTGCCACCAGAATCAGGATGCCAGGCTGATCGGCCTCTGGCCCTGTCCACCCAGTCACTTTGCCTCTCAGAACAACTGGTAAAGAAAATGCTTGGCACCATGCTGGTGACAGTAGAAACCAGAGGGTCTTGGCAGATACACGCTGGGTAATAAGAAAGACTGAAGCAGTTCCTAGGGGTTTCTGGATCGGGAATACCTTTAGGGGCCCAGTCAAGAGAGAAGAGTTTATCACAGGGTGCCAGGAATCCTATGTCCAAGCTCCTAAAATGCCCAGGACTGAAATTCAAAGTCACTGACTTTCCCAGGGAGCCCACTTCAGCTTCCCACTTGGCAGTTGAGGACAGAGTTTCTGCTAACAGAAAAGCTACTGGCCCCTCCTGGGGCAGTGACCAGCACCATCTGTTGACGGGGCAGTCATGGAAAGAAGAGGGGCCCTAACACTTTCTGATCAGGATAAATCCCTCTTTACTAAAGGCCCTCTCTCACCAAAGGGCCCTGTCTTCACTGCAGGATAGGGGTCCCATGTTCAATCTTCTCATCACTCAGGAGGAGCCAGGCCCCAGAAACCCCTGTGACACAGTAAGTCCACTTTTTCTGACAGTGTCAATCCCTCAAGCCAACACTTCAGGCAACTTCGGGTATTTACACAAGATTCCCCATGTTGGAAACTGTAGAATCGTATAGGTGAAGGTGGAGTGACCTGTGGTCATGTGATATTACCCACTTCATTAATATCCCCTGAGAGAGGGGCAGTCCAGCGCAGAGTCAGCAGACCTGAGTCTTGCCTTGTGACTGCTGAGCAAGCCAcctctcctctctgggcctcaggaaATAAATGGGTTGAAAGTTAATGATTTTGCAGTTCCCTCTAGGCATGAAGGTGGACTTGGAACCTGGGGGGAAAAAACCTAAAAAGCAGGAAGCAGAGTGCTCACCTCAAAAGCAACTTCAgaaaccagtttaaaaaaaaagaacctataaAACCTTAAACTCCTGAAAAAGCACTGGCCCTGGCATCCTGACCAGCAGGACAAGGGCTGAACCCGAAGGGCCCAGGCTCAGGGTCTGTCCTGGTCCTTGCATTCTGGCTGGTTCTCCTGGGCCCTCTGCAGCCAGGCCCGCCTCAGCTCCATAATCTCCCGGCCGTACCACTCATGCAGGGTAGAAAAGCAGGAGGTCTCAGGGGACACGGGGCTCTGCCCCCTGCCtaggaggaggctggcagggccCTGCAGCTCCCACTCAGCCAAGCCCCGCCCTGCTGGCCGGCTGCCCCCTTCTTCCACCAAGCCTATTGGGCTGCAATCTCTGGAGAGGGAGTGGCCGTTCTCCAGGCCAGGGGACCAGCGGTCAGGAGCCTGGGGCTTGCAGCGGCCGGAAACGGCCTTCCAGGATGAGCGGCGGTGCAGGTCCAGGCTGTGACGGGCTTCACGCAACTGGCTCTCCAGCTCGCGCACCACCAGACGCATGTAGCCAAAGCTTGCCCGAGACAGCGCCTTCACCCAGGCCTCCTGGGCCGCCGGCCCATCTGCAGCGAGCAGGTGTGGGCGCACCCCAGGAGCGTTGAAGCGGATGGCGAAGGCAAACTCTTCAGGCACGGGAGCCTCGGCCAGCTCCACCGTGCAGCCCTCCAGCACCACGAGGCTCAGAGGCGCCCGGCCCTCTCGACTCTCAAAGGAGAACAGCAGGTTGCCCTTGAGGACAAACCAGCACCTTCGGCCAGCGCCACTGGGGGTGGGTGGCGTCCCTGCGCCTCCCCAGGTGCGCAGGAAGCCTGTGTGGTCTGCCGGGGAGTCGCTCAGTGCGTAGTGGGTCACACTCCTCTCGTTTAGCTTCATGGCTCCCAAGAAAACTGTGAGATGACAGAGGCGAACAGCGATCAGAGAGGGAGGCGGTGCTTGCACCCCGTGGGAAAAAGAGTCCTGGCTCTGGAGGAGACCTGGGCCCCAGCCCGGTGGCCTCTTCTTACTTTCTGTGCCCTGAGGTTCTGtgtctccatctgtgaaatgggctagTCTCCCTGCCTTTGTTCTCAAAGGGTTGTGAGgatcatgcaaaaaaaaaaacaacaaaaaacctggtTATCAGAGgactcagagaaaaggaaaatgtaatttGTGTCAGACCAGGAAGTATGGCAGGGCTGTGAACAGCTTTTTAAAACCCAAAGGAAAAGGCATCAGCCGGGCTGAAATGAACCCCAAACTCATAAAAACCACTGTGCTTACATCACCCCCTAATCTGAGGGTCCCTTAGCTCCAACCTTGAAGCTAAACATCCAGGGTTTCCGTGGGCTCCATGGGTCCCTGCTGGCCTCTCCATTTGATGGCACAGTAGTCCTTTAGCTGCCTGCAGGGCCCGatagggctggggtggggcaggcttGCCTCATTCCTCGATCAGTGTGGGTTCAGATAGGGGCCTTCTCAGGAAACAAGTACAAACACAGGGCGTGGTGGAGTAGGATCAACCTCAACTACTGAGTGTTGGTGCCccatacatgtgtgctaagtcacttcaattctgtccgactctttgtgactccatggactgtagcctgccaggctcctccgtccatgggattctccgggcaagaatactggagtgggttgccatttccttctccaggggatcttcccaacccagggatcgaacccaggtctcccatgttgcgggcagattctttaccatctgagccaccagagaagcccacacaagTGGCATATAATCCAACTGTTCTCCTGACTCACAGAAAACTGAGACCAGAACAGTGAAGGTGAACTTCCCAGGATCACGTGGCCAGTGAGAAGCAGAGCTTGGTCTCCTGATTCCCTCACCTCTTTGGGGGGCAAGTCCTGGCAGTGACCCACTTACCCGCAGAGCtccctgggcaggggtgggggtctcTCTTGTCTGGCCACACGGCTCAGCCCTTTGACCACGTGGTTTCCAGGACACCTGCAAAAGAATTCTCAAATATagtcaatccatcctaaaggattgGACTTACTCCTACTCAGCCTCCTATTCAGCCTCAGGTCAAATGAaaccaccacctcctccaggaagccttccctgacccctgATAATCTACTGCCCTGCccaaaatacacatacacacacaggtcCACCCAGGCCCTGCACTTACGAGCAATTTAAGGATCTGAGTCCCATCATCCTGATCATCACTCTTTGGACCTCAGCGCCCTGCCCTCTAAGGCTAGGTCAGAGTTAAGTGCCCACATagcttgttgcttttcccttttaGTACTTGCCACATAGTTTATCTGCGGTCTTTAAGTGACCTAATTTGAGAGGCCTGCCCTGATCACTATATGTAAGGTGGTCCTGATCAGGAAGGTGGTCTGATCTAAGGTGACCCAACAGCAGCCTTCATCCCACAATGATCTCCTTTGTGTTTACAGCGCTGTCCCCAGCCCCAGAATGTCTAGAACCAACCAACTGGACTTGGTTCCGGTAGAACCTCCCCAATATCCAGCCCTTTGCAGGGCTTGGGGAGGTCCTCAGAAAGTATTTGTTAAAATAACTGAATACAATCGTGGACAAAATAAAGCCCCTCCTTCCTGGAGCCTACATTTCCGAGGGGGAGGcacactgtaaaaaaaaagaaaaagaaaaaggacaaaaataaataataattagtgtcttttaaaatcaattaaataaCGTGAAGACCCGTCTTGATAAGGGCTATGGAGAGAAGCAAGCAGGGTCCTGAGATGGGGGCTGGGCCGGTCTCCGATGGTggttggaggagaaggaagagaataaCACAGATGGTTGGTTCCTTGAGCAGTGGCCTCGCCTCCCGGCCGTCCAGCACTGGGACGCGGAGAGGAGATCCGCCGACCTAActgtctcccctccccagagAAGGACGTCTCCTCCCCACCCGCTTCCCGGGTTAACGAGGCCCGCATTTCAACCCCGGCGGGAATCCGCTGCActgcatttttctagattcttttgtTAGAGGAGCGGCGGGCTGGGGCGTGGGACCCACTGGCCATGGCCACCGCGGGGGGCTGGAGGTGTCTGACCCGCTGTCGCCCAGAAACGGGGTGGGCTCACCGGGAACTCCGCGGCCAGCACCGCAGACTCGGGGCGCGGCTGCCGCCTCGGTTTCCCCATCGCGCGGGGAGCGGCCCCGCCACGTCCCCGCGGGCCACGCCTTCCCGGGGCCGCCTCCTCCCGGGGCCGCCTCCTCCCGAGCCCGCCGGGCCCGCTCTCACCTCCACGCCCCCGAAGCTCAGGAGCGCGGCCCGCGGGGTGGCCCGGGGCCATTTCGACTCCGGACCCCACGCCACCGTCTGTCCGGGCCGCTAAACGTGGCCGCGGGAGCCAAGAGACCCCGCCTGGGCGGCTCGAATTACCGCCCTCACCCCTCCCCGCCCACTACTCACTAGGCCCCGCGATCCACAccgggggaaactgaggcctggccGGCCGTGCCCGGCGTGAGGCCCAGTGCTGGTCAGCGGTGGCCGGCCTCGAACCCGGAGTCCCACCTCGGGCCATCCGGGGACCTCAGACCCAGGCCACCTCCCAAGAACTTCGGGACCTTCTCTTTCCCCCTCTCCAGCCCCCCTCTCCCCGCCCGGCCCACTTCTCGCACAGAGCCAAGTCTGGGACGGCCTCGGCCCAGACGCCTCCTCTGGGCGGGCTCCTATCCAGTCCGCGAGGCCCAGCCCAGCTTCCCAGTCACCCAACCCGGCCCCCTGGAGTCGGCTGGATCTCCGCttccggggtggggaggggggattaTTCATTTCTGCTCCCTTCACTCCTGCCAGCCTAGAACCCATCTTCAGCGCCCAGGCCCTGCCTGGGGTCAGTGGACAGCTAGGCCTGCGGTAAAAGGACGCAGGAGTGCACAACCAAAGACGGGGGAGGCTTCCTGACAGCCccgggagcctggtgagctcagAACATCTGCCCATGAACTTGCTGGTTGTCTCCTCGAAGAGCTCTGGCCCTGGCAGTTCCTGCAAGAACTCGCCTCCTTCCCAACCCTACCCCAAGGCTCTTAACTCCTCCAAGGTCCTTCACATTATTTAGGCCTCAgttcctgtcccctccccagccctgagaAAGCAGCCTGCCTGCGGGTCTCTATCACATCCCTGGTTTGTATTTGCATGATAACACTAAccacttctaaaaaaaaaagttccttacATTCACGCTTTTGTTTCCTGTTTATTATCTGTCTCCCCCACTAACTTTTATTCAGTTACTAATAGACACCATAATAAATGAGATAGGAGGCAATAAATTCTGTGGAAAACATAGAGCAGGGGTTAAGGGGTCTGggaatgggggggggggtgcggtaGGAAGGTTGCAGTTTTAAACAGAATGGTCACAGTAGGCCTCACCTAGAAATGTGacttttgagaaataattgaagGAAACGAGGGAGCCATTCATGCCAGAATCTGGAgggagagcattccaggcagaaggaacagctagTGCAATGGCTCTGAGACCTGCTGTGTTTGAGGAACTGCAGGGagacccgtgtgtgtgtgtgtgtgtgtgtgtgtgtgtgtgtgtgtgtgtgtgtgtgttggggagtggCAGGAGCAGCAGGATATGGGGTTAGAATGTGTGGGGTGGGGCTTTGTAAATCTGTGAGGGTTGCTACTCCAGACTGAAACGAACGGCCATCCCCAGGTCTTGAATAAGGTtttttgccggggtccagccccggctgatccagggtattcgaaggagagacggcgtaggtgagggtcaggaaacaactgcttaattaaatgttaattaaggatataaagagtaatagaatgaggatagctcagtaggaaaagtCAGtgcagaaaagaggctgagtagcttggtttacgtgggagaccaataaaacttcaagacgagaagtttgcaccacttacgtaggccgcaggcgtccttccgttctcccgaaggagaggagacactgaggcctccccggtcggatcttagaagcccaggcataattagcaagcatggtaggttccgcgctccagatggagactcagccagaatttgagagagagcaCGACATGGGGAGAcgaagttttggtgaacaaggcccgcactttattttccaaagtagtttttataccttaagttatgcatagaggataatgggggaaggggtggagtcatgcaaggacagcagttcctggttctaatctaagccaggctttcaaacttatcatatgcaaaagttcaggtgattgatatcatcttctggcccgg is from Bubalus bubalis isolate 160015118507 breed Murrah chromosome 4, NDDB_SH_1, whole genome shotgun sequence and encodes:
- the PHETA2 gene encoding sesquipedalian-2 produces the protein MKLNERSVTHYALSDSPADHTGFLRTWGGAGTPPTPSGAGRRCWFVLKGNLLFSFESREGRAPLSLVVLEGCTVELAEAPVPEEFAFAIRFNAPGVRPHLLAADGPAAQEAWVKALSRASFGYMRLVVRELESQLREARHSLDLHRRSSWKAVSGRCKPQAPDRWSPGLENGHSLSRDCSPIGLVEEGGSRPAGRGLAEWELQGPASLLLGRGQSPVSPETSCFSTLHEWYGREIMELRRAWLQRAQENQPECKDQDRP
- the SMDT1 gene encoding essential MCU regulator, mitochondrial, producing MASGAARWLALVRVGSGASRSWLSLRKGGDVSAGRSCSGQSLVPTRSVIVTRSGAILPKPVKMSFGLLRVFSIVIPFLYVGTLISKNFAALLEEHDIFVPEDDDDDD